The DNA sequence ggggctataggggctctatggggctctatggggctataggggctctatggggctctatggggctctatggggctaTAGGGGCTCTGTGGGACTCTGTGGGGCTAtaggggctctatggggctctatggggctataggggctctatggggctctgtggggctataggggctctatggggctataggggctctatggggctgTATGGGGCTGTATGGGGTTCTACGGGGCTATAGGGGCTCTATGGAGCTATAGGGGGCTAtaggggctctatggggctataggggctctatggggctctatggggctataggggctctatggggctaTAGGGGCTCTGTGGGGCTTTATGGGGTTATAGGGGCTATAGGGGGCTAtaggggctctatggggctctatggggctctatggggctctatggggctataggggctctatggggctataggggctctatggggctctatggggctataggggctctatggggctctgtggggctataggggctctatggggctctATGGGACTCtatggggctctatggggctctatggggctataggggctctatggggctctatggggctctgtggggctataggggctctatggggctataggggctctatggggctctatggggctctatggggctataggggctctatggggctctAGGGGCTATAGGGGCTAtaggggctctatggggctaTAGGGGCTCTGTGGGGCTCTATGGGACTCTgtggggctctgtggggctctgtggggctataggggctctatggggctctatggggctctgtggggctataggggctctatggggctataggggctctatggggctctatggggctaTAGGGGCTAtaggggctctatggggctctatggggctctatggggctaTAGGGGCTCTATGGGGCCGGGCGGGTCCCCCGGTGCATGCTGGGAGCTCTGACTCACGGGGTGTCGCTGCCACGTCCCCCCTCGACCTTCCGGGCCGGCCGGTCCCCACCCCCGCCCTGGGGGggcccctcccagtgctcccagtgctcccagtgctcccagtgctcccagtgctgtgCTCGAGCCGGCTGCCAGCGCCACCAGGTTGGTCCCCCCCCACCTTGGGACacctggggggcactgggggggcactgggtgacactgggaggtcactggggggcactgggtgaagctgggggggcactgggtggagctggggggggcactgggggggcactgggttACACTGGGGGTCACTGGGGTCACTGGGTGAAGCTggtggggcactggggggcactgggtgcagctgggggggcactgggtgacactgggaggtcactggggggcactgggtgCAGCTGGGGGACACCGGGTGAAGCTGGGTGGAtctgggggggcactgggtggagctgggggggtcactgggggcactgggtgacactgggggggcactgggtgACACTGgcagggcactggggggcactgggtgAAGCTGGGGAgtcactgggggcactgggtggagctgggggggggcactggggggcactgggtgATACTTGGGGGtcactggggggcactgggtggagctggggggcactgggtgATACTGGGGGTgtactggggggcactgggtggagctggaggggtgcactgggggcactgggtggagctggggggggcactggggggcactgggtggagctgggggggcactgggggtcACTGGGTGACACTGGGGTCATTGGTGGATGGTGGGGGGGGCACTGGGTGATACTGGGAGGTCACTGGGTGACACTGGGGGGGtcactggggggcactgggtgACACCGTGTCCCCCCCTgacccctcctctcccccccccagcatGACCGACCGCCGCCGCACgacgccccccgccccccccccagccccaggctccgCCCCCCGACCCCGCCCCccgccaggccccgccccccgaCCCCGAGGCCCCGCCCCCTGACCCCGacccccccctgctccccgtgGCCCCTTGGCCCCCCCTGCCCGagtggggggacacggggggggacaAGCCACCGCCGCGGCCAGCGGGGACCAGGGGGGGCCACTGAGCCACCACCGGCCCCATGgggccaccaccaccccccacgTGGCCCCATGATGTCCCCAAGAAGAGCCACCACCCCCATGTGACCCACAGATGTCCCCAAGAAGAGCCACCACCCAGGTGGCCCCACGATGTCCCCAAGAAGAGCCACCATCATCCTGGCCCCACAGATGTCCCCAAGAAGAGCCACCACCCCCCAGGTGGCCCCACAGATGTCCCCAAGAAGAGCCACCACCCCCTACGTGACCCACAGATGTCCCCAAGAAGAGCCACCACCGCCCTGTCCCCACAGATGTCCCCAAGAAGAGCCACCACCCCCCCACGTGGCCCCACAGATGTCCCCAAGAAGAGCCACCCCCCAGGTGGCCCCACAGATGTCCCCAAGAAGAGCCACCATCATCCTGGCCCCACAGATGTCCCCAAGAAGAGCCACCACCCCCACGTGGCCCCACGGATGTCCCCAAGAAGAGCCACCACCCCCATGTGGCCCCACAGATGTCCCCAAGAAGAGCCACCACCCCCATGTGGCCCCATAGATGTCCCCAAGAAGAGCCACCACCCCCTACGTGACCCACAGATGTCCCCAAGAAGAGCCACCACCCCCATGTGGCCCCACGATGTCCCCAAGAAGAGCCACCACCGTTCTGTCCCCACAGATGTCCCCAAGAAGAGCCACCACCCCCACGTGGCCCCACGATGTCCCCAAGAAGAGCCACCACCCCCATGTGGCCCCACAGATGTCCCCAAGAAGAGCCACCACCGTCCTGGCCCCACAGATGTCCCCAAGAAGAGCCACCACCCCCACGTGGCCCCACAGATGTCCCCAAGAAGAGCCACCACCCCCACGTGACCCCACAGATGTCCCCAAGAAGAGCCACCACCCCCATGTGACCCACAGATGTCCCCAAGAAGAGCCACCACCGTTCTGTCCCCACAGATGTCCCCAAGAAGAGCCACCACCCCCACGTGGCCCCACGATGTCCCCAAGAAGAGCCACCACCCCCACGTGGCCCCACGGATGTCCCCAAGAGCCACCACCGTCCTGTCCCCACAGATGTCCCCAATTAAAGTGTCACCCCACCCCGCTCTTGGCGCCCTCGTGACACGGGGTGGGACTGGGGACAAGGACCCATGGGGAGGGGACACTGAGGTGTCCCCTCCTTGTCCCCAGGGGGGCCCCGAGGTCAGGATGGGGACAAGGGATGGGGACGACGCTGCTGCCACCTTTAATGGGGACGTggggtggggacatgggggtggggacatggggacaggatggggtCACaggcatggggacatggggacagggtggggacatggggacaatGACATGGAGATAGGatagggatggggacatggggacttGGGGACAGGATGAGGGACATCAGAACaggatggggacacagggacaggatggggacatggggacaagtTGGGGTCATGGGGACAaggagatggggacagggacatggggatggggacactgggacaggatgaggagggggacatggggacacggggacaatGACATGGGGATGGAGACATCAAGACaggatggggacacggggacaggatggggacatggagatggggacatggggacaatgacatggggatggggacattgggacaggatggggacaggatggagccacggggatggggacatggggacaggatggggacatggggatggggacatggggacaagaTGGGGACAATGACATGGGGACAGGATGGAGCCATGaggatggggacacggggacaggatggggacaatgacatggggacaggatggggacacggggacaagACGGGGTCACGGGCATGAGGACATGGGGACAAtgacatggggatggggacatggggacaggaggAGGGACATTAGAACAgtatggggacatggggatggggacatcgGGTcaggatggggacatggggacaggatggggacacagggacacggggacaggatggggacacagggacaaggagatggggacagggacatggggacaggatggggacatggggacaaggatgttgggatggggacatggggacaggatggggacaaTGACATGGGGACAAGATGGAgccacagggatggggacatggggacaggatggggtCACGGGcatggggacgtggggacaatgacatggggacatggggacaggatggggacaaggagatgggacatggggatggggacacagggacaggatggggacacggggatggAGACATGGGGACAATGAcacggggatggggacatggggacaggatggggacacggggacaagGAGATGGGGACAAGATGGAGccacggggatggggacaggatggggacatggggacaatgacatggggatggggacactgggacaggatggggacatggggacaggatggggacagggatgttgggatggggacatggggacaggatggggacaatgacatggggacaggatggtgacatggggatggggacaggatggggacatggggatggggacaccgtGACAGGATGGTGACGCAGGGACAGGCCGGGGACACGGTGACACGGGGACAGTCGCCCCCCGGCGCTACGGCACCTCCCACAGCTCCTCCGAGTGTCCCCACCCTGGAGAGGGGACAGGGTGAGGGACAAGGGTGGACACCAGGTCCCCAAcgtccccccgtgtccccaacgtccccccgtgtccccgtaCCGCGGCTCTCGCTGTCCCCGACGTCCCTGGACGCCTCCTGGCTCCCGATGTCCCCAACGTCCCCGAGGTCGGGGCTCTCGCCCGAGCTCCTGGGCCACCCCTGGGGTGGGGGACGTCGCTGGGGACGTGGCCCCTGTCCCGGGGGACGTGGCCCTGGTCCTTGGGGTGACACCTCTGGTCCTTGAGGTGACATCCCTGGTCCTTGGGGACGTGGCCCTGGTCCTTGAGGTGACATCTCTGGTCTTTGGGGACGTGTCCCAACCTCTTGGGGACGTGTCCCCAGTCCTTGGGGACGCATCTCTGGTCCTTGGGGTGACACCTCTGGTCCTTGAGGTGACATCCCTGGTCCTTGGGGACGTGTCCCTGGTCCTTGAGGTGACATCTCTGGTCCTTGGGGACGTGTCCCTGGTCCTTGGGGTGGCATCTCTGGTCCTTGAGGTGACACCTCTGGTCCTTGAGGTGACATCTCTGGTCCTTGGGGTGACATCTCTGGTCCTTGGGGACGTGGCCCTGGTCCTTGAGGTGACACCTCTTGTCCTTGAGGTGACATCTCTGGCCCTTGGGGTGACACCTCTGGTCCTTGGGGACGTGTCCCAGCCTCTTGGGGACGTGTCCCTGGTCCTTGAGGTGACACCTCTGGTCCTTGGGGACGTGTCTCTGGCTCTTGGGGACACGTCCCTGGTCCTTGGGGCCACCTCCCCGGTCCTTGGGGACGTCCCTCAGGTCCCTGGCCCCACGTCCCCAAGCCTTGGAGCCACGTCCCCGCTCTTTGGGGACGTGTCCCCAGCCCTTGGGGACGTCCCTGGCCCCACGTCCCCAAACCTTGGGGccacctccctgctccttggGGACGTCGGGCTGGTCCTCGGGGTTGTGTCCCCGCTCCCTGGGGACATCTCTGGGGGCCTTGGGGTGGCACCTCCAAGCCAAGGGGTGACCCCAATGTCCCCAAGTCtgggggtggccctggggacaccagtGTCCCCGAGGGGCCACctgggaggagctggaggaaccGGAGCAGCGAGGCCACCGCTTGTCCCCAAGGCTGctgggggacggggacggggacagcgGGTCCTGCGGGGAGGTGacacaggggacatggggacagggacaggtcCTCTGGTGCCACCAACCCCCCCCTTGGTGGCCTTATGGTGGCCTTTGGGCCCCTTCATGTCACATCATGTCCCCaggtccccccatgtccccccatgtcccctcatgtcccatgtccccccatgtcccctcatgtccccccatgtccccatgtccccatgtccccatgtccccccatgtccccccacgtccccccacgtccccccagTGTCCCGTGTCCCCCTTGTCCCCtcatgtcccccatgtcccccccatgtccccacgtcccccctcaccccccagcagcagcagcgtccCCAGGGCCACCGCGAGTGTCCCCGTCACCCCCATGGCGCTGCCTCtgtgtccccaaccccccccccgcAGTGTCCCCACTTATAGACACGGGGACAGGGACGTCCcctgggaggggacacgggaGGTGGCCgtgccctggggtggggacaTGGGACGTCCGTGTCCCCACACCCTCCCCGGGCTGGGTGACAACGGCtggtccccatgtccccatgtccccacgtccccatgtccccatgtccccgtgtccccccaagcctcccagtgtccccaatgtccccagtgtccccaaccctccccccatgtccccagtgtccccactgtccccagaCCCTCCCTGATGTCCCCAGACCCTCCCTGATGGCCCTGGTGTCCCCACGGTCCCCAAACCCTCCTGTGTCCTCGGTGTCCCCAGACTTCTGGTGTCCCCAAACCCTTCCCAGTGTCCCCAATATCCTGATGTCCCCAAACCCTCCTTAGTGTCCCAGTTTCTCCAGTGTCCTCAAGCCCTCCCtgatgtccccagtgtccccaatgtccccaacCCCTCCTTGGTGTCCCCAGACCCTCCCTGATGTCCCCAGACCCTCCCagatgtccccagtgtcccccatgTCCTGATGTCCCCAGTTTctccagtgtccccagtgtcctgATGTCCCTAACCCCTCCCTGATGTCTCCAgtgtccccactgtccccagaCCCTCCCTGATGTCCCCAGACCCTCCCTGATGTCCCCAAATCCTCCTTGATGTCCCCAGACCCTCCTtgatgtccccagtgtccccaacccctccctgatgtccccagtgtccccaaacTCTCCTTGGTGTTCCCAGACCCTCCCagatgtccccagtgtccccattgTCCCCAAACCCCTCCCTGATGTCCCCAATGTCCCTAGACCCTCACTGACGTCCCCAGTGTCCTGATGTCCCCAAATCCTCCTTGGTGTCCCCAGACCCTCCCTGATGTCCCCAACCCCTCCCTGATGTCCCCAGTGTCCTGATGTCCCCAAAccctccccagtgtccccagtgtccccagacCCTCCCagatgtccccagtgtccccaaacCCTCCCTGACGTCCCCAGACTCTCCCAGacatccccagtgtccccagtgtcctgATGTCCCCAAACCCTCCTTGGTGTCCCCAGACCCTCCCagatgtccccagtgtccccaatgtccccaaacccctccatgatgtccccagtgtccccaaccCCTCCCTGATGTCCCCGATGTCCCCAAACCCTCCCTGacgtccccagtgtccccagtgtcctgATGTCCCCAACCCCTCCCTGATGTCCCCAACCCCTCCCAGATGTCCCCAAACCCTCCCTaatgtccccagtgtccccagtgtcctgatgtccccaaaccctccccagtgtccccaatgtccccagaCCCTCCCAGATGTCCCCAAACCCTCCCAGATGTCCCCAACCCCTCCCtgatgtccccagtgtccccaaacccctcccagtgtccccaatgTCCTGATGTCCCCAAACCCTCCCAGATGTCCCCAACCCCTCCCTGATGTCCCGTTTCCTGATGTCCCCAAACCCTCCTTGGTGTCCCCAGACCCTCCCAGACGTCCCCAGTGTCCCCGACCTCTCCCtgatgtccccagtgtccccaaacCCTCCTTTGTGTCCCCAGACCCTCCCtgatgtccccagtgtccccaatgtccccaaacccctccctgatgtccccaaaccctccctgacgtccccagtgtccccagtggcCTGATGTCCCCAAACCCTCCCCAATGTCCCCAAACCCTCCTTGGTGTCCCCAGTGTCCTGATGTCCCCAACCCCTCCCTGATGACCccctgtcccccatgtcccctgtccccacaccccccccccgctgcGTGGCCGCTCCCCACGGTGCCACCCCATGGGGGGAGGTGACACAATGTCCCTTTGTCCGTGGCCACCGTCCCCGCGCGGTGACAAGCCCGGACTCGCCGGTGGCCACCAGCCGTGACAGCCACCACCCCCCCTCCAAGGGACCGAGGCCTCGCGGGGGGGCCAAGGGGGGGGTTTATTGTTGGGTTGataagggggggggggaggtgacaCCACCCAGGGCCAccaccccctgccacccccccccccagctgccaTCTTGGCCCGCCGCAAAGGCTCATGGGAAGGATTCGGCCACCGGCACCGAGCTGATGAGGAAAACCTTCACGTAATGGACGGcctggggggagtgggggggggggtcaggggggtcAGGACCCCCCCCGTGACCCCCCCTCACCCAATGACCCCCCAACCAGGTGACCTTGACCCCCCATGACCCCCCCAATGATCCCCCAGGGACCACCCCCCAAGGgaacccccccccacccaatgACCCCCCCAAAGGACCCCCCCATGACCCCCCAGTTGTCCTTGACCCCCCATGACCCCAATGACCCCCCATGACCCCAATGACCCCCCCATGACCCCCCAGGTGTCCTTGACCCCCCATGACCCTCCCATGACCCCCCAGGTGTCCTTGACCCCCCATGACCCCCCCATGACCCCCCAGGTGTCCTTgaccccccatcacccccccatGACCCCCGAGGTGTCCTTgaccccccatcacccccccgACCCCCCAGTTGTCCTTGACCCCCCATGACCCCAATGACCCCCCATGACCCTCCCATGACCCCCCCCATGACCCCCCAGGTGTCCTTGACCCCCCATGACCCCCCCAATGACCCCCCATGACCCCAATGACCCCCCCATTACCCCCCAGTTGTCCTTGACCCCCAATGACCCCCCAGGTGTCCTTGACCCCCCATGACCCCCCCATGACCCCCCAGTTGTCCTTGACCTCCAATGACCCCCCATGACCCCAATCACCCCCCATGACCCCCCAGGTGTCCTTGACCCCCCATGACCCCAATGACCCCCCCGTGACCCCCCAGATGCCCTTgacccccccatcacccccccatGACCCTCGAGTTGTCCTTGACCCCCCATGACCCCCCATGACCCCAATGACCCCCCCGTGACCCCCCAGGTGTCCTTGACCCCCCCATGACCCCCCCATGACCCCCCAGGTGTCCTTGACCCCCCCATGACCCCCGAGATGCCCTTGACCCCCCCGTGACCCCCCAGATGCCCTTGACCCCCCCGTGACCCCCCCCGGGCCGTACCGCGAAGACCccggcgaggaggaggagggcgagGAGGAGGCAGACGAGGGCGAGGAAGACGAGGGGGCAGCCGGGGGGCGGGgtctggggctgggggggggctgcgaggggcGGGGTCAGCACCAGGCCACGCCCCCAGCCCCCTTAGCTCCGCCCCCAGCCCCTTAGCCCCGCCCCTGCCCCATAGACCCGCCCCCAGCACCTGGGAACACCCCTTGGCCCCGCCCACCCCGCCGTGGCCCCGCCCCCAGGTCTTAGGCCCCGCCCCCAAGCCCCAGGCCACGCCCCCAAGGGCTTGGCCCCGCCCCCTCTCACCTGGGGCGTCGCCTCGTCCGCCGCCGCCCTCTCTGCGCGCGTCAGTGGTGATGTCATCAGTGATGTCATCGCCCAGGGGGGCGGGGTCTGTGAGGGCGGGGAGCGGAGGCTCCTCCCCCGGGGTGATGTCACCCGTGATGTCATCACCAGGGGTGACGTCGCGGCCGGAGAGGGGGGAAGTGACGTCACCGCTGACGATGTCACCGAGGTCAGCACCTCGTGTGACATCATCAGTGATGTCACCCCCGGGAGCGATGAAGGGCGTGACGTCATCATCAGGCATTACATCGTCGGTGACGTCACCGGTGTTGTCACCTTCCCCGCCAACGGCGCCTCCTAGCGGGGAGGAAGTGACATCATCCGCGGCGATGATGTCATCAGGAGGGGTGTCCTCGGCTACGGGCGACGCGATGACATCATCAGTTAGGTCATCGCCGGGAAGAGCGATGATGCCATCAGTGAGGTCATCAGCGGGGAGAGCGATGACATCATCAGTGCGGGCAGCCCtagagggggagggaggggcggAGTCCTCGGCGATGATGTCATCAGTGAGGTCATCCCCAGCGATGATGTCACCAGCGATATCATCCCCGGTGATGATGTCACCAGTGAGGTCACCCGCGGCAATGATGTCACTGATGATGTCATCCCCAGTGATGATGTCACCAGTATCTTTATGCCCAGTGATGACATCACCACTGACTTCACTCGTAATGATGATGTCACCAGTGATGTCACCCCCAGCGATGATGTCACCAGCAACGTTATCCCCGGTGATGACATCACCAGTGAGGTCATCCCTAGTGATGATGTCATCGATCATGTCACCCACAGTGATGATGTCATCACTGATGTCACCCCCAGCGATGATGTCACCCCCAGCGATGATGTCACCAGCGACGCTATTCCCGGCCAGGGAGGAAATGACATCACTCTCGGCGCTGACATCACCATCCTCGGGGAGACGGGAAGTGACGTCACCTCCGTCGACGAGATCACCAATGACGTCATCGTTGGGGACCAACGGAGTGACGTCACCCTCAGCCGTGACGTCACCGGGGAGGGGCGAAACTCCACCGTCCCCGATGACATCACCAGGTGTGATGTCATTGGACCGGGTGGCAGTGACGTCACTGCTCTCCGTGATGTCATGAGGGGCACCAGTGACGTCATCAGTGATGTAATCGGTGACGTCATCGCCGGGAACGTCCTTGTCCTCCGCGGGCGGCGCCGTCACCATGATGGTGATGCCACCGCAggtgtccccaatgtccccgAGGATGGTGATGTCATCACCAAGAGTGACGTCATTTCCTCCTGTGTCCCCCAGGGCCGGGACGCCGCCATCTTTGTCCCCAACGTCCCCTGGGCCGGTGacgtccctgtccccagtgtcctcgtccccaggggctggcatgtccccagtgtcccctggcGCTGGGACATCCCTGTCCCCAACGTCCCTCAGGGTGGTGACATCCTtgtccccaggagctgggacATCCCTGTCCCCAATGTCCTTGTCCCCAGGGGCTGGGATGTCCCCAATGTCCTTTAGGGTGGTGacatccctgtccccagtgtcctTGTCCTCAAGGCCTGggatgtccccagtgtccctcAGGGTGGTgacatccctgtccccaggagctgggacatccctgtccccactgtCCTTGTCCTCAAGGCCTGGGATGTCCCCAATGTCCCTCAGGGTGGTGACATCCCTGTCCCCaacatccctgtccccaggaaCTGGGACATCCTTGTCCCCAGTGTCCTTTAGGGTGGTGACATCCTTGTCCCCAAGAGCTGGGACATTCCTGTCCCCAGTGTCCTTGTCCCCAAGGCCTGGGATGTCCCCACTGTCCCTCAGGGCTGGGACATCCTTGTCCCCAACGTCCCTCAGGGTGGTGGCATCCTtgtccccaggagctgggacatccctgtccccactgtCCTTGTCCCCAAGGCCTGGGATGTCCCCAATGTCCCTCAGGGTAGTGacatccctgtccccagagGCTGGGacatccctgtccccactgtCCTTGTCCTCAAGGCCTGGGATGTCCCCAATGTCCCTCAGGATTGGGACATCCTTGTCCCCAATGTCCCTCAGGGTGGTGACATCCCTGTCCCCAATGTCCTTGTTCTCAGGACCTGGGATGTCCCCAATGTCCCTAAGGGTTGGGACATCCTTGTCCCCAGTGTCCTTCAGGGTGGTgacatccctgtccccaggagctgggacatccctgtccccactgtccttctcctcagagcccaggatgtccccagtgtcccttAGGGTTGGGACATCCTTGTCCCCAACGTCCTtgtccccaggagctgggacATCCCTGTCCCCAATGTCCTCGTCCCCAGAAACTGGGATGTCCCCAATGTCCCTTACGGTGGTgacatccctgtccccaggagctgggacATCCCTGTCCCCAATGTCCTTGTCCTCAAGGCCTGGGATGTCCCCAATGTCCCTCAGGGTGGTGacatccctgtccccagtgtcctTGTCCCCAAGAGCTGGACCACCCCGGTCTCCAACGTCCCTTGAGGTGACTCCATCCTTGTCCCCAACGTCCCTTAGAGCTGGGACATCCTTGTCCCCATCATCCTTGTCCCCAAGGGCTGGCACATCCCTGTCCCCAATGTCCTTGTCCCCAATGTCCCCGATGTCCTTGTCACCGACGTCCCCAGTGTCcttgtccccagtgtccccagtgtcctcGTCCGCAGGGGCCGCCGTGACGGTGATGGTGATGCCACTGGCCCAGGGGgtgacactggggacactggggacactggggtccTCTCCGGGGCACGCTGGGGTGGCACCGTCCCCCTCGGTGACACCGGTGTCACTGTCCCCCTCGGGGACGCCGCCACCTTGTCCCCACGTGGGTTCGGGGTCCGCGGTGACGTCCCCGGGGGTGGCAGCGAGGGGACGAGGGGACACGGTGTGGGGGCACCCCTCGGCCATGGGTGGGGAcctggaggggggggggggacacacagaggggacaggggtgtCACCGGGGGGTGGCACGGGGagtccctggggggggggggacagggaggggacattggggggggacacggagggaCAAAGGGGACGCCAGGAGGaatggggggacacgggggacaccAGGATGGACGGGGGGAtatggggggacagggaggggacatcgGGGACGCcaggagggacatggggacatggggggacatggaggggacacagggggaccccaggagggacatgggggacagggaggggacacgggggaccCCAGGAGGGACAGAGGAacatggggggacacaggggacagggaggggacacaggggaccCCAGGAGGGACaaggggacacagggggacatggggggacacagaagggacatgggggacagggaggggacatggggggacacagggggaccCCAGGAGGGACAGcgggacacggggggacacaggggacatggaggggacatgggggacgccaggagggacaggaggacatggggggacatgggggtccccagaagggacatgggggacagggaggggacatggggggaccccaggagggatggggggacgtggggggacacaggggacaccaggagggacaggtggacatggggggacattggggacagggaggggacatgggggacccCAGGAgggacagggggacatggggggacatgggggacacggaggggacacgggggactCCAGAAGGGAtggggggacacggaggggacatgggggaccccaaaagggacatggggggacacaggAGGGACACATGGGACagtgaggggacatgggggaacACGGGGGGGATATAAGTgacagggggacatggggggaccccaggagggacatggggggacatggggggacacggaggggacacggaggggac is a window from the Nyctibius grandis isolate bNycGra1 unplaced genomic scaffold, bNycGra1.pri scaffold_151_arrow_ctg1, whole genome shotgun sequence genome containing:
- the LOC137677343 gene encoding putative surface-exposed virulence protein BigA; this encodes MAEGCPHTVSPRPLAATPGDVTADPEPTWGQGGGVPEGDSDTGVTEGDGATPACPGEDPSVPSVPSVTPWASGITITVTAAPADEDTGDTGDKDTGDVGDKDIGDIGDKDIGDRDVPALGDKDDGDKDVPALRDVGDKDGVTSRDVGDRGGPALGDKDTGDRDVTTLRDIGDIPGLEDKDIGDRDVPAPGDRDVTTVRDIGDIPVSGDEDIGDRDVPAPGDKDVGDKDVPTLRDTGDILGSEEKDSGDRDVPAPGDRDVTTLKDTGDKDVPTLRDIGDIPGPENKDIGDRDVTTLRDIGDKDVPILRDIGDIPGLEDKDSGDRDVPASGDRDVTTLRDIGDIPGLGDKDSGDRDVPAPGDKDATTLRDVGDKDVPALRDSGDIPGLGDKDTGDRNVPALGDKDVTTLKDTGDKDVPVPGDRDVGDRDVTTLRDIGDIPGLEDKDSGDRDVPAPGDRDVTTLRDTGDIPGLEDKDTGDRDVTTLKDIGDIPAPGDKDIGDRDVPAPGDKDVTTLRDVGDRDVPAPGDTGDMPAPGDEDTGDRDVTGPGDVGDKDGGVPALGDTGGNDVTLGDDITILGDIGDTCGGITIMVTAPPAEDKDVPGDDVTDYITDDVTGAPHDITESSDVTATRSNDITPGDVIGDGGVSPLPGDVTAEGDVTPLVPNDDVIGDLVDGGDVTSRLPEDGDVSAESDVISSLAGNSVAGDIIAGGDIIAGGDISDDIITVGDMIDDIITRDDLTGDVITGDNVAGDIIAGGDITGDIIITSEVSGDVITGHKDTGDIITGDDIISDIIAAGDLTGDIITGDDIAGDIIAGDDLTDDIIAEDSAPPSPSRAARTDDVIALPADDLTDGIIALPGDDLTDDVIASPVAEDTPPDDIIAADDVTSSPLGGAVGGEGDNTGDVTDDVMPDDDVTPFIAPGGDITDDVTRGADLGDIVSGDVTSPLSGRDVTPGDDITGDITPGEEPPLPALTDPAPLGDDITDDITTDARREGGGGRGDAPAPPQPQTPPPGCPLVFLALVCLLLALLLLAGVFAAVHYVKVFLISSVPVAESFP